One Micromonospora eburnea genomic region harbors:
- a CDS encoding NAD(P)/FAD-dependent oxidoreductase, giving the protein MTHGSGLTPTTRPSGSDGGDAGRTVVIGAGPAGLTAALMLLRAGQRPLVLEADGEVGGISRTVERDGWRFDLGGHRFFTKIDEVRDLWHEILPAEDFLNRPRMSRILYQGRLYDYPLKPTNALRNLGPVEAARCVGSYVWARVRPPEDQSHFEGWVTARFGRRLYGIFFKTYTEKVWGVPGTQIQADWAAQRIKNLSLGNAVREALRRSRPQRDQEQITTLINEFKYPRLGPGMMWQRARDLVEAGGGEVRLHRSVVRVHRDGGRVTGVTVSGDGRTERIDCDWLISSMPLTQLVLAMDPPPDVARAAHGLTYRDFLTVALVLPVRDVFPDNWIYVHTPGVRVGRVQNFGSWSPHLVKDGYTCLGLEYFVNEGDDLWNMPDDELIALATTELTELGLVNGEVEAGYVVRVPKAYPVYDAGYAEHVDVLREWLAQVAPNLFPVGRNGMHKYNNQDHSMLTAMRAVENIGGAAHDLWSVNVEDDYHEGKSEAGGGGGRAAPTRAGADQGRR; this is encoded by the coding sequence ATGACGCACGGCTCGGGCCTCACCCCCACAACGCGGCCGAGTGGATCAGACGGGGGCGACGCGGGGCGGACTGTCGTGATCGGCGCCGGACCGGCCGGGCTAACCGCCGCGCTGATGTTGCTCCGAGCCGGGCAGCGGCCGCTGGTGCTAGAGGCCGACGGCGAGGTCGGCGGGATCAGTCGCACGGTGGAACGCGACGGTTGGCGGTTCGACCTGGGCGGACACCGGTTCTTCACCAAGATCGACGAGGTCCGCGACCTGTGGCACGAGATCCTGCCGGCGGAGGACTTTCTGAATCGCCCCCGGATGAGCCGCATCCTCTACCAGGGCCGGCTGTACGACTACCCGCTCAAGCCGACGAACGCGCTGCGCAACCTCGGCCCGGTGGAAGCCGCCCGCTGCGTCGGCTCGTACGTCTGGGCGCGGGTTCGGCCGCCCGAGGATCAGAGCCACTTCGAGGGCTGGGTGACGGCGCGCTTCGGTCGCCGGCTCTACGGCATCTTCTTCAAGACATACACGGAGAAGGTCTGGGGAGTTCCCGGTACCCAGATTCAGGCGGACTGGGCCGCGCAACGGATCAAGAACCTGTCGCTGGGCAACGCGGTCCGCGAGGCACTCCGCCGCAGCAGGCCCCAGCGCGACCAGGAGCAGATCACCACGCTGATCAACGAGTTCAAGTACCCGCGACTGGGCCCGGGAATGATGTGGCAGCGGGCCCGGGATCTGGTGGAGGCCGGCGGGGGTGAGGTGCGGCTGCATCGGTCGGTGGTCCGGGTGCACCGCGACGGCGGCCGGGTCACCGGGGTGACGGTCTCCGGGGACGGGCGGACCGAGCGGATCGACTGCGACTGGTTGATCTCCTCGATGCCGTTGACCCAACTGGTGCTGGCGATGGACCCGCCGCCGGACGTCGCCCGGGCCGCCCACGGGTTGACGTACCGGGACTTTCTGACCGTCGCCCTGGTGCTGCCGGTTCGCGACGTCTTTCCCGACAACTGGATCTACGTGCACACCCCTGGCGTGCGGGTCGGTCGGGTACAGAACTTCGGCTCCTGGTCGCCGCACCTGGTCAAGGACGGTTACACCTGCCTGGGCCTGGAGTACTTCGTGAACGAGGGCGACGACCTCTGGAACATGCCGGACGACGAACTGATCGCCCTGGCCACCACGGAGCTGACCGAGCTGGGCCTGGTCAACGGTGAGGTGGAGGCGGGTTACGTGGTGCGGGTCCCGAAGGCGTACCCGGTCTACGACGCCGGGTACGCCGAACACGTCGACGTGTTACGGGAGTGGTTGGCGCAGGTGGCGCCGAACCTCTTCCCGGTGGGACGCAACGGGATGCACAAGTACAACAACCAGGATCACTCGATGCTGACCGCGATGCGGGCGGTGGAGAACATCGGCGGTGCGGCGCACGACCTCTGGTCCGTCAACGTGGAAGACGACTACCACGAGGGCAAGTCGGAGGCCGGCGGCGGCGGTGGCCGGGCGGCCCCGACCCGAGCGGGGGCGGATCAGGGCCGGCGATGA
- a CDS encoding glycoside hydrolase family 43 protein, whose translation MLTSPDLVTWKPAGDALPALPSWADPGQTWAPEIIDSASGGYLLFYSAADHASGKQCVGRAVADSPAGPYRDDSTTPLVCSPDQGGAIDPSPFRDSDGSLWLVWKNDGNAIGADTWLWSQRLSADGLQLVGEPTRLLKQTGPWEGTVVEAPFLWRHDGRLFLFYSGNGYASKAYAEGYATCDTPAGPCEKAPENPILRSDSAASGPGHAAMVEYDGRTWLLYHAWQPGAVGTSPPGRQLWLDEVTWEGGRPHVHGPTGSPQPRPLPLVDADTAAPAAGTNAALPGPAPAPRATGRRRVGGHRPTR comes from the coding sequence GTGCTGACCTCGCCGGATCTGGTGACGTGGAAGCCGGCCGGAGACGCGCTGCCCGCCCTGCCGAGCTGGGCCGACCCCGGTCAGACCTGGGCGCCGGAGATCATCGACAGCGCATCGGGGGGCTACCTGCTCTTCTACAGCGCCGCCGACCACGCGTCAGGGAAGCAGTGCGTCGGACGGGCGGTCGCCGACTCACCCGCCGGGCCGTACCGGGATGACTCCACCACTCCCCTGGTCTGCTCCCCGGATCAGGGCGGCGCGATCGACCCCAGCCCGTTCCGGGACAGCGACGGCAGCCTCTGGCTGGTCTGGAAGAACGACGGCAACGCGATCGGCGCGGACACCTGGCTGTGGTCGCAACGCCTCTCCGCCGACGGGCTGCAACTGGTCGGCGAGCCGACGCGGCTGTTGAAGCAGACCGGCCCGTGGGAGGGGACGGTGGTCGAGGCCCCCTTCCTGTGGCGCCACGACGGCCGCCTCTTCCTCTTCTACTCGGGCAACGGCTACGCCTCCAAGGCGTACGCCGAGGGGTACGCGACGTGCGACACGCCCGCCGGCCCCTGCGAGAAGGCGCCGGAGAATCCGATCCTGCGCAGCGATTCCGCGGCGTCCGGCCCCGGGCACGCCGCCATGGTCGAGTACGACGGACGCACCTGGCTGCTGTATCACGCTTGGCAACCGGGCGCCGTCGGGACGAGCCCGCCCGGCCGGCAGCTCTGGCTCGACGAGGTCACCTGGGAGGGGGGCCGGCCCCACGTCCACGGTCCGACCGGCAGCCCTCAGCCGCGTCCGCTACCACTGGTTGACGCGGATACAGCCGCCCCAGCGGCGGGAACGAACGCCGCGCTGCCAGGCCCGGCACCGGCCCCCAGGGCCACCGGGCGGCGCCGCGTCGGAGGACACCGCCCCACCAGGTGA
- a CDS encoding ArsR/SmtB family transcription factor — protein sequence METLTYGQVLARFGHALSDPIRARLLLALRDAPSYPAELADLLGTTRQNLSNHLACLRGCGLVVAVPQGRRIRYELADARLAHALGDLLNLVLTVDPAACPDADGKGCC from the coding sequence GTGGAGACGTTGACGTACGGGCAGGTGCTCGCCCGGTTCGGTCATGCACTGTCTGACCCCATCCGGGCACGGTTGCTCCTGGCGCTGCGGGACGCTCCGAGCTATCCGGCCGAGCTGGCGGACCTGCTGGGCACGACACGCCAGAACCTGTCCAACCACCTGGCCTGTCTGCGTGGCTGCGGTCTGGTGGTCGCGGTGCCACAGGGCCGACGGATCCGGTACGAGTTGGCCGACGCGCGACTCGCGCACGCGCTCGGTGACCTGCTGAATCTGGTGCTGACGGTGGACCCGGCGGCGTGCCCGGACGCTGACGGGAAGGGGTGCTGCTGA
- a CDS encoding cation transporter produces MSGSLLQSQQGSLAARRAVLARRVRLLVAATITYNVIEAVVAITAGAAASSTALIGFGLDSVIEVSSAAAVAWQFAGRDPEAREKIALRIIAMSFFALAAYVTVDSVRALVGNGKAEHSTVGLVLAALSLLIMPVLSYAQRRAGRELGSRSAVADSKQTLLCTYLSAVLLAGLGLNSLFGWSWADPLAALVIAAVAIKEGREAWRGDACCAVPVNGPNPLTVQADGADDCGCRPGCSCCTSEAK; encoded by the coding sequence ATGTCCGGCTCGTTGCTCCAGAGTCAGCAGGGCAGCCTCGCGGCTCGGCGGGCCGTGCTCGCTCGGCGAGTGCGGCTGCTGGTGGCCGCGACGATCACCTACAACGTGATCGAGGCGGTAGTGGCGATTACCGCCGGTGCCGCCGCCTCGTCTACCGCGCTGATCGGCTTCGGTCTCGATTCGGTCATCGAGGTGTCGTCGGCGGCGGCGGTGGCGTGGCAGTTCGCCGGACGTGACCCCGAAGCGCGGGAGAAGATCGCGCTGCGGATCATCGCGATGTCGTTCTTCGCGCTGGCCGCCTACGTCACCGTCGATTCGGTCCGCGCGCTCGTCGGCAACGGGAAGGCCGAACACTCCACCGTGGGTTTGGTCCTGGCCGCCCTGTCTCTGCTCATCATGCCGGTGCTGTCCTACGCGCAGCGGCGGGCCGGGCGTGAGCTGGGCTCCCGGTCGGCGGTGGCCGACTCCAAGCAAACCCTGCTCTGCACCTACCTGTCGGCGGTGCTGCTCGCCGGCCTGGGTCTCAACAGCCTGTTCGGCTGGTCATGGGCTGATCCACTGGCCGCGCTCGTCATCGCCGCCGTGGCCATCAAGGAAGGGCGAGAGGCATGGCGCGGGGACGCCTGCTGCGCGGTACCTGTCAATGGCCCGAACCCACTCACCGTCCAGGCTGATGGCGCCGACGACTGCGGGTGCAGGCCCGGCTGCTCCTGCTGCACAAGCGAGGCCAAGTGA
- a CDS encoding nucleotidyl transferase AbiEii/AbiGii toxin family protein produces MLEVSGDFEIHITAYASQAAQLSAFATEHGVKFVHIVLDRGAYASQPMLTLTGRGTLAEQHAAVSRWQHELREAGIYPCRSKIEAAPWCVGVPQSDEQAAAGPADRYFEHHVKLLLSSTAVADLVALTDLVAPYGARLSRNARREFADGAQERFVNQRCHGVGLVTARQRLDELVEALRAAGHEPTTVEQEYVAFDSDLHHDHGWLDSPRPGARGWVVERENKMRSAPAGSPDYPPTYQPLPASPTVRQRAAFDPALKQYPNAYRAGEPDFLVAATGRQWTNARRAAMGHILAAVAATTWGQHLVLRGSVTMAAWVGDAAREPGDLDFVVTPHTITSDSTDARALLDDIRTAIRAAPGAGLQPDRITESAIWTYERADGRRLLIPFSTPEAPDGHIQIDIVFGERLPLPPEVLKLPDVDEPILAAPASLALAWKLLWLATDMYPQGKDLYDAVLLAEHTTVDQALVRQLMRPELGSEADTFTAETVLSWQVDWTNFTDEYPGIPGSAEQWTRRLALALDSAWT; encoded by the coding sequence ATGCTTGAGGTGTCGGGAGACTTCGAGATCCACATTACTGCTTACGCCTCCCAGGCCGCGCAACTGTCGGCGTTCGCCACCGAACATGGCGTGAAGTTCGTCCACATCGTGCTCGATCGTGGCGCGTACGCCTCTCAACCGATGCTCACCCTGACCGGGCGAGGCACCCTGGCCGAGCAGCACGCCGCGGTGAGTCGATGGCAACACGAACTGCGCGAAGCAGGGATCTACCCGTGCCGGTCGAAGATCGAGGCGGCACCGTGGTGCGTCGGCGTGCCGCAGTCGGATGAGCAGGCGGCAGCCGGGCCGGCTGACCGATACTTCGAGCATCACGTCAAACTGCTGCTGTCCAGCACGGCGGTGGCGGACCTGGTGGCGCTCACCGATCTGGTCGCACCGTACGGAGCGCGGCTGTCACGCAACGCCCGCCGCGAGTTCGCGGACGGCGCGCAGGAGCGGTTCGTCAACCAGCGCTGCCACGGGGTCGGGCTCGTCACGGCCCGGCAGCGACTGGACGAACTCGTCGAGGCGCTCCGGGCCGCGGGTCACGAGCCCACGACAGTGGAGCAGGAGTACGTCGCTTTCGACAGCGACCTCCACCACGATCACGGCTGGCTGGACTCGCCCAGACCGGGCGCGCGTGGCTGGGTAGTGGAGCGCGAGAACAAGATGAGGTCCGCGCCGGCGGGCTCGCCGGACTACCCGCCGACCTACCAGCCGCTACCCGCCAGCCCGACCGTCCGGCAGAGGGCGGCGTTCGACCCCGCCCTCAAGCAGTACCCGAACGCCTACCGCGCCGGCGAGCCTGACTTCCTCGTCGCCGCCACAGGCCGGCAGTGGACCAACGCCCGACGTGCCGCCATGGGTCACATCCTGGCGGCCGTCGCCGCAACAACCTGGGGCCAGCATCTGGTGCTGCGCGGCAGCGTCACCATGGCGGCCTGGGTCGGCGACGCCGCCCGCGAGCCGGGCGACCTCGACTTCGTCGTCACCCCGCACACCATCACCAGCGACAGCACCGACGCCCGGGCGCTGCTCGACGACATCAGGACCGCCATCCGAGCCGCGCCCGGCGCCGGCCTGCAACCAGATCGGATCACCGAGTCCGCCATCTGGACGTACGAACGAGCCGACGGACGCCGCCTGCTCATCCCGTTCAGCACACCGGAGGCACCCGACGGCCACATCCAGATCGACATCGTCTTCGGCGAACGACTTCCCCTTCCGCCAGAGGTGCTGAAACTGCCCGACGTGGACGAGCCGATACTGGCCGCGCCCGCCTCGCTGGCCCTGGCGTGGAAGCTGCTGTGGCTGGCCACCGACATGTACCCGCAGGGCAAGGACCTCTACGACGCGGTCCTGCTCGCCGAACACACCACCGTCGACCAAGCCCTCGTCCGCCAGCTCATGCGACCAGAACTCGGCTCCGAGGCCGACACCTTCACCGCCGAAACCGTCCTGTCCTGGCAGGTCGACTGGACCAACTTCACCGACGAGTACCCCGGCATCCCGGGCAGCGCCGAGCAGTGGACCAGGCGGCTCGCGCTGGCCCTCGACTCCGCCTGGACCTGA
- a CDS encoding peptidoglycan recognition protein family protein, which translates to MSTHRHEVDRRTLLKAGLGTGIAAVVGTELFVAAPAGAAPSAMFPWIIDCDTWGARPPGGAIQITGNLTNKIILHHMAFPNVTDYSRDHAMQLARDCQNLHMDGNGWADTGQHFTVSRGGYVLEGRHRTLETLDTGAHQVIAAHCPGENGNAIGIENEGTYITETPPDAQLDALVRLCVAVCQQFRLQPWDIFGHWDFYPTQCPGTAFYRLFPMVRSRVAAALGTQQPAIPARRWPDIWRFVDGPVVQVAQYLLADLGYPLHPNGDFGYDMNAAVADFQANHGIPVDPDATFDAATWEALVPTLGKDASGLPVNALQYLLGRKGYDDVTMSGEFDHTTMKAVQDMQRLHGLVPNGKVDVDTWCAIVGGSVRSAFQR; encoded by the coding sequence GTGTCAACTCATCGGCACGAGGTCGATCGTCGCACCTTGCTCAAGGCAGGTCTGGGTACTGGGATCGCGGCGGTCGTCGGCACTGAACTGTTCGTGGCGGCACCGGCTGGTGCCGCGCCCAGCGCCATGTTCCCCTGGATCATCGATTGCGACACCTGGGGTGCGCGTCCGCCAGGGGGAGCGATTCAGATCACCGGCAACCTCACCAACAAGATCATCCTCCACCACATGGCGTTTCCGAACGTCACGGACTACTCGCGCGACCACGCGATGCAACTGGCGCGGGACTGCCAGAACCTGCACATGGACGGCAACGGCTGGGCGGACACCGGACAGCACTTCACGGTCAGCCGCGGCGGCTACGTGCTGGAGGGCCGCCACCGCACCCTGGAGACGCTCGACACGGGCGCGCACCAGGTCATCGCCGCACACTGCCCGGGCGAGAACGGGAACGCGATCGGGATCGAGAACGAGGGCACGTACATCACCGAGACCCCGCCCGACGCACAGCTCGACGCGCTGGTGAGGTTGTGCGTCGCGGTGTGTCAGCAGTTCCGGCTGCAGCCATGGGACATCTTCGGCCACTGGGACTTCTACCCCACCCAGTGCCCGGGCACCGCCTTCTACCGGCTGTTCCCGATGGTGCGCTCGCGCGTCGCGGCGGCACTCGGTACCCAGCAACCGGCCATCCCCGCACGCCGGTGGCCCGACATCTGGCGCTTCGTGGACGGCCCGGTTGTGCAGGTCGCGCAGTACCTGCTCGCGGATCTCGGGTACCCGCTGCACCCGAACGGCGACTTCGGCTACGACATGAACGCGGCCGTGGCCGACTTCCAGGCCAACCACGGGATTCCGGTCGACCCGGACGCGACCTTCGACGCGGCCACCTGGGAGGCGCTTGTGCCGACGCTCGGCAAGGACGCCAGCGGTCTTCCCGTCAACGCGCTGCAGTACCTGCTCGGTCGCAAGGGGTACGACGACGTCACGATGAGCGGCGAATTCGACCACACCACCATGAAGGCGGTCCAGGACATGCAGCGCCTACACGGCCTGGTGCCCAATGGGAAGGTCGACGTGGACACGTGGTGCGCGATTGTCGGTGGCTCGGTTCGTTCGGCCTTCCAACGCTGA
- a CDS encoding ATP-binding protein — translation MSSPQERLVAQLARIKELSGLSLRALARQTGLSSSSLSRYLTGQLVPPWEAVVALCRAVGRDPRPLRAVWAEASRAGAAPAPRRNDLPADLFDFTGREPESALVEELLNTAGTVAIDGMAGVGKTSLAVHVAHRLATAYPDGGLYLDLHGFTPGQEPLEPHAALGRLLGALDVTHPPAGTTERAALWRSELSRRRVLVVLDNAVDADQVRPLLPGAGKSAVLVTSRHRLVSLDGVPPVSLEPLTNADAARLFGRAAGLAPTDEEAVSQVLGQCGGLPLALRMAGARLRHRPGWTVAVLAERLRATPSRFDSAFSMSLRQLDAVQRRMFRLLGVLPGADFDAAVAGALADLPPDRVGAALEELVDAHLVQEPSPGRYRMHDLIRQYAADLAADEEPQAEAALRRVLGHYLAQAVAHDQALPSPYRKEPSPGDPAKAMAWFDLEYVNLVACFDAAVRLGVDEVVAELPQAMRVWFFRHRGTDDQARLLEAAAAAAARLGRSQQRASLLADLGYARAAAGRLAEALSAYELAEQSGPDDDGLRAGLALRIGFVRRDLGELEAAQAQFRRARELFEKIGSQAGRSQALAFDGWVALHLGRHSEAVELARASVALADGPAQITGLVTLGVALASHDPAESLRTLHEALRLSERNNLQHNQAWCHNYLGVALRIMGSPEKALEHHQRAFELLEPLAEVQLEIDVLHTYAETCRATGRYDEALALLDRIIKLAGELGRPHDERLARAARETVPAAC, via the coding sequence GTGTCCAGCCCCCAGGAGCGACTGGTGGCTCAGCTCGCCCGGATCAAGGAGCTGAGCGGGCTCAGCCTGCGCGCTCTCGCCCGCCAGACCGGTCTGAGCAGTTCCTCGCTGTCCCGGTACCTGACCGGTCAGCTCGTGCCGCCGTGGGAGGCCGTCGTGGCGCTGTGCCGGGCCGTGGGACGCGACCCCCGGCCACTGCGCGCGGTGTGGGCCGAGGCATCCAGGGCCGGCGCGGCGCCCGCCCCGCGCCGCAACGACCTGCCCGCCGACCTGTTCGACTTCACCGGCCGAGAGCCGGAGTCCGCGCTGGTCGAAGAGCTGCTGAACACCGCCGGCACGGTCGCGATCGACGGCATGGCGGGCGTGGGTAAGACCAGCCTCGCCGTACATGTGGCCCATCGGCTCGCCACGGCGTATCCGGACGGCGGGCTCTACCTCGACCTGCACGGCTTCACCCCGGGCCAGGAACCGCTGGAGCCGCACGCCGCGCTGGGCCGGCTACTGGGCGCGTTGGACGTCACGCACCCCCCGGCCGGCACCACCGAACGCGCGGCGCTCTGGCGGTCGGAGCTGTCCCGCCGGCGGGTTCTCGTCGTGCTCGACAACGCGGTCGACGCGGATCAGGTACGCCCGCTGCTCCCCGGCGCGGGGAAGTCCGCGGTCCTGGTCACCAGCCGCCACCGGCTGGTCAGCCTGGACGGGGTGCCGCCGGTGTCCCTGGAGCCGCTGACCAACGCCGACGCGGCACGCCTGTTCGGCCGGGCGGCCGGGCTCGCGCCCACCGACGAGGAAGCGGTCAGCCAGGTGCTCGGGCAGTGCGGTGGGCTCCCGCTGGCGTTGCGGATGGCGGGCGCACGGCTCCGCCACCGCCCCGGCTGGACGGTGGCGGTGCTGGCCGAGCGGCTGCGTGCCACCCCCAGCCGCTTCGACTCGGCGTTCAGCATGTCGCTCCGACAGCTCGACGCGGTCCAGCGCCGCATGTTCCGGCTGCTGGGCGTCCTGCCGGGTGCCGACTTCGACGCGGCGGTGGCGGGCGCGCTCGCCGACCTGCCACCCGACCGGGTCGGCGCGGCGCTGGAGGAACTGGTCGACGCCCACCTGGTCCAGGAGCCCTCGCCCGGGCGGTACCGGATGCACGACCTGATCCGGCAGTACGCGGCGGACCTCGCCGCCGACGAGGAACCGCAGGCCGAGGCAGCACTGCGCCGGGTCCTGGGGCACTACCTGGCGCAGGCTGTCGCCCACGACCAGGCACTGCCCTCGCCGTACCGCAAGGAACCCTCGCCCGGCGATCCGGCGAAGGCCATGGCCTGGTTCGACCTCGAGTACGTCAACCTGGTGGCCTGTTTCGACGCCGCCGTGCGGCTCGGCGTGGACGAGGTGGTGGCCGAACTGCCGCAGGCCATGCGGGTCTGGTTCTTCCGGCACCGCGGTACCGACGACCAGGCGCGTCTGCTCGAAGCCGCCGCGGCCGCCGCGGCACGTCTCGGCCGGAGCCAGCAGCGGGCTTCGCTGCTCGCGGACCTCGGCTACGCCCGTGCCGCCGCCGGACGCCTCGCCGAGGCGCTGTCCGCCTACGAGTTGGCCGAGCAGTCCGGTCCGGACGACGACGGACTCAGAGCGGGTCTGGCGCTGCGCATCGGCTTCGTGCGCCGGGATCTCGGCGAACTCGAAGCGGCACAGGCGCAGTTCCGGCGGGCACGCGAGCTGTTCGAGAAGATCGGAAGCCAGGCCGGGCGATCACAGGCGCTGGCCTTCGACGGGTGGGTGGCACTTCACCTCGGGCGGCACAGCGAGGCCGTCGAACTCGCCCGGGCATCCGTCGCCCTGGCCGACGGGCCCGCCCAGATCACCGGGCTGGTCACCCTCGGCGTCGCACTGGCATCGCACGACCCGGCGGAGTCGCTACGAACGCTGCATGAGGCGTTGCGGCTGTCCGAGCGGAACAATCTCCAACACAACCAGGCGTGGTGCCACAACTATCTCGGTGTGGCGCTGCGGATCATGGGTTCACCCGAGAAGGCGCTCGAACACCACCAGCGCGCCTTCGAACTGCTGGAACCGCTGGCCGAGGTACAGCTGGAGATCGACGTACTGCACACCTACGCCGAGACGTGCCGCGCGACGGGCCGCTACGACGAGGCGCTGGCGCTGCTCGACCGGATCATCAAGCTCGCCGGTGAGCTGGGTCGGCCGCACGACGAGAGGCTCGCCCGCGCGGCGCGGGAGACCGTACCCGCCGCCTGCTGA
- a CDS encoding carboxymuconolactone decarboxylase family protein, translating to MSTERMPNPAVLIPEAMEALMGVNRAIAGAGVDGKLLALTHLRASQINGCGPCVAGGVHQARQHGVTADQVHAVAAWRETPWFNDEERAALALTEAVTRLADRPDPVPDPVWDLAAKHFDQKELAALLLNIAITNAFNRLNAPTRQQAGKW from the coding sequence ATGTCGACCGAGCGCATGCCGAACCCGGCCGTTCTGATCCCCGAGGCGATGGAGGCCCTGATGGGGGTCAACCGGGCCATCGCGGGCGCCGGAGTGGACGGCAAGCTGCTGGCGCTGACCCACCTGCGGGCGAGCCAGATCAACGGCTGCGGCCCCTGTGTCGCCGGGGGCGTCCACCAGGCCCGCCAGCACGGCGTGACCGCAGACCAGGTGCACGCCGTTGCCGCGTGGCGGGAGACGCCATGGTTCAACGACGAGGAGCGCGCCGCGCTGGCCCTGACCGAGGCCGTGACCCGGCTCGCCGACCGGCCGGACCCGGTGCCGGACCCGGTGTGGGACCTGGCCGCCAAGCACTTCGACCAGAAGGAGCTGGCCGCGCTGCTGCTCAACATCGCGATCACCAACGCCTTCAACCGGCTCAACGCGCCGACCCGTCAGCAGGCGGGCAAATGGTGA
- a CDS encoding iron chaperone: MPTTTKTTAANAKKYDGFTEEERDAMKERARELKSRARRGAKADTESEVLAKIAEMPEPDRVIAERLHAVIKANAPVLTPKLWYGMPAYARDGKVVCHFQPAAKFKTRYATLGFSDEANLDQGTIWPTSYALAELTVDDEARIGALVRQAVS, from the coding sequence ATGCCGACCACCACGAAGACCACCGCCGCGAACGCCAAGAAGTACGACGGTTTCACCGAGGAGGAGCGCGACGCGATGAAGGAGCGCGCCAGGGAGCTGAAGTCGAGGGCTCGGCGGGGCGCGAAGGCCGACACGGAGAGCGAGGTGCTCGCGAAGATCGCCGAGATGCCGGAGCCCGACCGGGTGATCGCCGAGCGGTTGCACGCCGTGATCAAGGCCAACGCACCGGTCCTCACGCCCAAGCTGTGGTACGGCATGCCCGCGTACGCCCGCGACGGCAAGGTGGTCTGCCACTTCCAGCCGGCGGCGAAGTTCAAGACGCGGTACGCAACGCTCGGCTTCAGTGACGAGGCGAACCTCGACCAGGGCACCATCTGGCCGACCTCGTACGCCCTGGCCGAACTGACCGTCGACGACGAGGCGAGGATCGGCGCGCTCGTGCGGCAGGCGGTGAGCTGA